In Candidatus Omnitrophota bacterium, the DNA window GGCCGATCATCAACGTATGCTTGTGGCGGCGTGCTTGTTTCGCCAGCGATGACTGCAAGACCTTAAGATCCGCCAACAGCAGCGCATTCGCCTCGCGCAGCAACGCGGCCAGCGAGGTGTCCAGCACGTCGCTGGACGTCAACCCAAAGTGCAGGTACCGGCCGTAGGCGCCGACATGGTTTTCCAGGTGTTCGATGAAGGCGATAACGTCGTGTTGAGTCTTGGCTTCTTTGTGGGAAATCCCGGCGGCACTCACGCGCGCTTTGCGGCGGATGGCCTCAACGGCGGATCTAGGCACGATGCCGAGGCGCGATTGCGCTTCCAGGACGTAGAGCTCCACATCGAGCATCACCTTCAAGCGATGCTCATCGCTCCACACAGTCCCCATCACTGGCAACGTATAGCGTGGAATCATTCGTCGCTCAACCTCAACATATCGTAGGTGACGGTAGCATGGACTACTGCTGGTGGTAGGATACGATCAGGCACTGCCGCCGGCCAGGAAGGCGTGACCAGCGGACAAGCGTTGCTTTGGATAGTCGGCGTGGGTGTCGTGCACACAGAAATGCCTTCAAGAAGATTATTATAGCGAAGAACGGCGGCGTTCGCAACCTCAGCGAGGAGAGCGGTTGATCAGATAGCCGGAGGGGGTCACGTAGACGGATTGGGTAATGCCTGGCTCGACATAGACGTAGGCTGAGGAGCCGTAGACCGCCTCGATGAAGGGCAGCAGCGGCTTGATCCAGTAGAGCAGCTCCCAAACCCAGTCGGCGTTCGGGGTCAGCTCATAGACCGTCGGAAACCGGGCGCGCTGTGTGGCTGGATCAGAAAATTGGCCGCTGATGAGGCGCGGCCGATGATAGCTGGGCACGCCGAGCGCGGTCAGCCAGGGATGCCATTTGACGATGCCGCCGGAAATCACCCACTGATCCCCGTGCAGCCGAGCCGTGTGCCGCTGCAACGGCGAGGCGGCAGGGACATAGGTCAGGTCAAACGCTTCGGCGGAGAGTGGTTGGGTCGTCACGGTGCCAACCAGCGTTTCCGACGAAAACGCCTGCAGCGCATGCAACGCAGCGAACAGGGCGGCCGCGAGCAGCAGGATGACGATGATCACGGTCGTGACGAGTGCCCGCTGAATCGCGCGCAGCATCATCTCACCAGATGATCAGGCGTTTCATGGCGCCCCAATACAATCGCAGCAGCGGGTTCGCCACCCAATGCAGCAGGCCGTGATCGATGGCGGAAAAATCCACCACTCCGGAGAAGTGCCGGACGATTTCGGCGTCATTTCGACGGCGACATCGAGCCATCTCTCTGCGCCGGTGCAAGATGACGCGCCACGTCGCCGGCCTGACAAAATGGAGGAGAAGCCACACGCGAGCCTTGAGCCGCCCATGCAGCAGCCAGTAAACGCTCATCACCAGCTCAGCCATGATCCAGCACGGCAGGATGACGAGGAGCGTGCGGAGGCGCAGCAAGGTGAGCATGGCCATCCATCGGTTGCGGTCGAGATAGTACAAGAACGGTGCATGCATCTTGAAATGATATTTATGATAGCACAGCGACGACTCAGCGATTCCGATGCTAAACCCGGCGAGCCGCGCGCGCCAGCAAAATTCCACATCCTCGTAATACATGAAATATTCCTCGCGAAACCGTCCCACAGCCTCAAACACGCCGCGTTTCACGAGCATGGCCGCCCCGCTCACACAATCAACCGCCGCGGGCATTGGGCAGGCGGCGGCCGGCTGCCCGTAGCCTTGACAGTACGCGTAGCCTAAAAAGTGGATGCGGTTGCCCAGCGTATTGATCCGATCGGTGCCGTGCAGCAAAATCTTCGACTGCAGAATGTGCAGATCCGGACGGCGCTCGGCCATCGCCATGAGCTGAGCCAGCCATTGGGCATCGACAACCGTGTCCATGTTCAGCAGGACGATGTGATCGAATCCTTCGGTGAGCGCCACGCTGATGGCGGTGTTGTTGCCTCCGCTCCAGCCGGCGTTGTCCGCATTGGCCAGCAGCCGAGCGGTCGGCGCGATTTGCTGGATGCGGGCGCGCTGGGCCGGCGTGCCGCCGTTATCGACGATAAAAACCGTGAACTGCTCGCCCGGATAGGTTTGCCGCAACAAGCTCTCATAACAGGGCGCGAGGTAGGTGTCCGCGTACTGCTGGTGGTTGACGAGAATCACCGCGACACTCGACGGCCGCTGCGGAGGCATCAAACGCTCGGGGGCTGGACCGGCTCGACCAGCGATGGCCGCGGCTGGCGGCAAACCGCGATCAAATACTCCGGCGCTTGCCACGGCCGAATGGGTGCCACGGCATAGCGGACTGCTGGCGACCAGACCAGCCGCGGGAGTTTCCGCAGCTG includes these proteins:
- a CDS encoding glycosyltransferase family 2 protein, which gives rise to MPPQRPSSVAVILVNHQQYADTYLAPCYESLLRQTYPGEQFTVFIVDNGGTPAQRARIQQIAPTARLLANADNAGWSGGNNTAISVALTEGFDHIVLLNMDTVVDAQWLAQLMAMAERRPDLHILQSKILLHGTDRINTLGNRIHFLGYAYCQGYGQPAAACPMPAAVDCVSGAAMLVKRGVFEAVGRFREEYFMYYEDVEFCWRARLAGFSIGIAESSLCYHKYHFKMHAPFLYYLDRNRWMAMLTLLRLRTLLVILPCWIMAELVMSVYWLLHGRLKARVWLLLHFVRPATWRVILHRRREMARCRRRNDAEIVRHFSGVVDFSAIDHGLLHWVANPLLRLYWGAMKRLIIW